The Kryptolebias marmoratus isolate JLee-2015 linkage group LG7, ASM164957v2, whole genome shotgun sequence region CATCTATGGGAGCCTGGGAAGCAGCTGGGAGATTAAGGGCCTTGTTCAAGGGCACACAATGGGGCTAATGGGGATGGAGACAGATGTGCTGCTGATTCCTTCCCCACCCAAATTTTGTGTCAGTCTGGGGATTCGAACTTGCAACATAACCTATGATCTCACCCACTATGTCCCACCACTGCCCCCATACTCCCTGAAACATTTGTcccatgatttaaaaaaaaatgcacatatgGTATTGATAAAGTGGAGAGTATGTCACTCTCTCTGTGCTTCCTACCTCATAGCCACATTGCTCCCATCAATGATGATTGTTCTCAGCTTTATGTCTCCAGGTTCATCTGTTAGCTTTAGCTCAAAGGGTGTCTGGAGACCCTCAAGGAAGCGCTGCTCCCCTGTCACCACCAGTGAAGAAGAGggaattaaactttgtttgtcCTTTGTTTTGGTAGAGGACAAGTCATTGTTGGTAAAAGTGTGGGCATGGGTTTGAAGCTGTTGCTTTAAGAAGTTTGAAGAATGTTTTAAGTTTGAGGTGTTGATTTCAActtgatgattttgttttgacatGGTTGGATCAGGCCAGTGGGTAGTTTGGACATGTTGTTTGTTAGACATAAAAGATTGAGGATCCAGGGGTGAGTGATAAGTAGGCATGGGTGGCCCTTTGACTTCAGGCAGAATGACTTGGGTTTGTGGGTTTAAAGGCTGTTGTTGCCTTGGTTGTGATGTGTACTGACTGGTAGGCAGCTCTTGGGCTTTATCAGTCCAGGTAGGCAAATCTAGATCTGCTATAGGTAGAGAACAGTTTGTCATCTTTACTTGTCCTTTTTTATCAgattctctcttttctttcggTAAGAACAGCTCAATGTCTccttttggtttagttttagttgtttcagtaatttgcctttctttttccAGCATCACATCTTGAATGTCGTTATGTTCTTCCCTAAAGTCGTCTGCCTCTCTGCTTCCTTCTTTCTGTAGCTCCAGTAGCAGTTGGTGAGTGGATCCGTCAGGCAACCTGTGGTAGACTTTGGTTATATTCTGCTCTGTGTAGCCACAGCTAACAGCCGCCTTTTTCAACACCCCCAGAACAAAGTCTTCTTCCTGTTCAGTCCCCTCTAACTCTGAACTGCCTTCTCCCTGAAAGTCTTTTGGGCTTTTTGTTGcctccttttccttttgttcatCTTTACACGCTCCTGCCAATGTTCTCTCATCATCTTTGTGCTCTGTCTCACAGGGTTGGTCCCTTCCTTGATTCAAAACAacgctgtttttattgtttgtttttgcaacacCCTGAGTTTTCTGGTTTTGGTCACTGCGATCCTGTTCCTGTTGAACCAAGTCAAGAATCTGTGAAGCCTCTTTAAGTCCGGTTCTTGCAAGGACTTGTTTCACAACATCCTCAGTGTACCCCATGGCCGTGAAGAACTTTAAGAGAAGCAAAAATTCCTTGTTTCCCATTGAGGACTGCTCCTGTTCTTCATCTTTCTCTAGTCTTTTGGTGTCTATTGTTTCCCGTTGTCCTAGTTGTTCTTCCTCTCCCACCTCCTCAGGAGAGTGCAAGAGTCTTTCCTCGGCACCTTCTGCCCTCCCTCGTGTGCCAACGGGGGAGAAGAAAGATTTGAAAGGGGAGTCCTTAGCAGAAGAGTTTTTACCGACAGCCAATTCTTCAGCCCATTGATCAGTGGTACCAAAAGGATTGGGGAGTGTTTGTTCAGTTGTACTGGATTTGTCCCATTTGTC contains the following coding sequences:
- the khnyn gene encoding NEDD4-binding protein 1 isoform X2 encodes the protein MDSLIRSTSAVIVVGSPGFLLISGLMEPVVRAYSLIADLVVRYEGAQSRRTDMGDRSSGESLDSRRAFKTLVEKWEDRHTLDLLVLPGSVKEILLYLVKESGLGSSHSPVLTDEKTGAKSQRVSNDKWDKSSTTEQTLPNPFGTTDQWAEELAVGKNSSAKDSPFKSFFSPVGTRGRAEGAEERLLHSPEEVGEEEQLGQRETIDTKRLEKDEEQEQSSMGNKEFLLLLKFFTAMGYTEDVVKQVLARTGLKEASQILDLVQQEQDRSDQNQKTQGVAKTNNKNSVVLNQGRDQPCETEHKDDERTLAGACKDEQKEKEATKSPKDFQGEGSSELEGTEQEEDFVLGVLKKAAVSCGYTEQNITKVYHRLPDGSTHQLLLELQKEGSREADDFREEHNDIQDVMLEKERQITETTKTKPKGDIELFLPKEKRESDKKGQVKMTNCSLPIADLDLPTWTDKAQELPTSQYTSQPRQQQPLNPQTQVILPEVKGPPMPTYHSPLDPQSFMSNKQHVQTTHWPDPTMSKQNHQVEINTSNLKHSSNFLKQQLQTHAHTFTNNDLSSTKTKDKQSLIPSSSLVVTGEQRFLEGLQTPFELKLTDEPGDIKLRTIIIDGSNVAMSHGLGHFFSCRGIALAIQHFWDRGHRHISALVPQWRQKSDPRIKEKHYLTELQKLGLLSYTPSREVQGKRISSYDDRLILQLAHKTDGVIVTNDNLRDLSDESSVWRDIIKKRLLQYTFVGDLFMVPDDPLGRGGPHLDDFLRSEHRTPDPGNHSFAGLATPFFSTKPPRSQTEVLNFRDRTPGGALVASGGGGRGRGKVHGKGWNGEPQHRHHGGVGGGMTVNLDRTTEETAGFREQLLSVFPGQDNMVTLVLQCHQAERDINVLSDLILEQQKD